One Deltaproteobacteria bacterium genomic window carries:
- the lepA gene encoding elongation factor 4, protein MDTNHIRNFSIVAHIDHGKSTLADKLLSFTGSISERESGAQFLDTMDLEQERGITIKARTVRLRYHAKNGEEYYLNLIDTPGHVDFSYEVSRSLSACEGAILVVDASQGVEAQTLANAYLALDNHLELLPVINKIDLPSAEPERVRKEIEDVIGLDGSDAVLASAKEGRGIAEVLEGIVRAVPPPGGDEHAPLKALLFDSWFDTYQGAVILVRVFDGVVRQGMTMQLMSSGKLYEIQRVGVFAPKPLMVTALGPGEVGFVMAGIKEVTEARVGDTLTDPANPTPEPFPGFKAAKPMVFAGLYPVDSSEYETLRDAVEKLRLNDAAFSYEKESSLALGFGFRCGFLGLLHMEIVQERLEREFGLDLITTTPTVEYRVVKLDGETLLVENPALLPSEQEIAHIEEPFILATIHVPTEYLGNVLQLCQERRGIQRELKYPGVNRVMVQYELPLNEIVIDFHDRLKSVSRGYASFDYEYLELRPAKMVKLDIRINGDIVDALSLIVHEEQAYTRGRELTQKMRELIPRQMYEVALQASVGGRIIARETVKALRKNVTAKCYGGDITRKRKLLEKQKEGKRRMKQVGRVEVPQEAFLALLRVRDS, encoded by the coding sequence ATGGACACTAATCATATTCGGAACTTTAGCATCGTTGCTCACATCGACCACGGCAAATCAACACTGGCCGATAAGCTGTTATCCTTCACTGGTTCGATTAGCGAGCGAGAAAGTGGCGCGCAGTTTCTCGATACCATGGATTTGGAGCAAGAGCGCGGTATCACTATCAAAGCGCGTACGGTGCGACTGCGCTATCATGCCAAGAACGGTGAAGAATACTATCTCAATTTGATCGATACCCCTGGACACGTGGACTTTTCCTATGAGGTGTCGCGGAGCCTCTCCGCCTGTGAAGGTGCGATTCTCGTTGTTGATGCCAGCCAGGGCGTCGAAGCCCAGACCTTGGCGAATGCCTACCTGGCGCTTGATAATCACCTTGAGTTATTGCCGGTGATCAATAAAATTGACCTTCCCAGTGCTGAACCGGAGCGCGTTCGCAAAGAAATCGAAGATGTCATTGGTCTTGATGGTAGCGATGCCGTGTTGGCCAGTGCCAAAGAAGGACGTGGCATTGCCGAAGTCCTTGAAGGGATCGTGCGAGCGGTGCCCCCTCCCGGTGGAGATGAGCATGCGCCGCTGAAAGCGCTCCTCTTCGATAGCTGGTTTGATACGTATCAAGGGGCGGTGATTCTCGTTCGGGTTTTCGATGGTGTTGTCCGGCAAGGCATGACAATGCAACTCATGTCGAGCGGCAAACTGTACGAAATCCAGCGAGTAGGGGTGTTCGCTCCCAAGCCGCTGATGGTAACCGCCCTTGGTCCTGGAGAAGTGGGTTTCGTGATGGCGGGCATTAAGGAAGTGACCGAGGCTCGTGTTGGCGATACTCTGACTGATCCTGCCAATCCTACACCTGAACCGTTTCCTGGCTTCAAAGCCGCAAAGCCAATGGTGTTCGCCGGATTGTACCCGGTGGACTCAAGCGAATACGAGACACTCCGTGATGCAGTCGAGAAACTTCGCCTGAATGATGCCGCTTTTTCGTACGAGAAAGAAAGTTCTTTAGCCTTGGGTTTCGGCTTCCGCTGTGGGTTTCTTGGTCTTCTGCACATGGAAATCGTTCAGGAGCGCTTGGAACGCGAGTTCGGCTTAGATCTCATTACCACGACACCCACAGTTGAGTATCGTGTAGTGAAGTTGGACGGAGAGACCCTCCTCGTAGAGAACCCGGCGCTGTTACCTTCTGAACAAGAGATCGCCCATATTGAAGAGCCGTTCATCCTGGCGACCATTCATGTCCCGACGGAATACTTGGGTAACGTCTTGCAACTCTGCCAGGAGCGACGGGGCATTCAACGTGAACTCAAGTATCCAGGGGTGAACCGGGTGATGGTGCAGTACGAGCTGCCGCTGAATGAAATCGTTATCGATTTTCATGATCGCCTCAAATCGGTGAGCCGTGGCTATGCTTCGTTTGACTACGAATACCTGGAACTCCGACCGGCAAAGATGGTGAAGCTCGACATCCGGATTAATGGTGACATTGTTGATGCGCTCTCACTGATCGTGCACGAAGAGCAAGCGTACACGCGGGGGCGAGAGCTGACACAGAAGATGCGTGAGCTGATTCCACGGCAGATGTATGAGGTTGCCCTACAGGCCTCTGTCGGTGGTCGTATCATTGCGCGGGAGACGGTCAAGGCCCTACGGAAGAACGTCACTGCAAAATGTTACGGCGGGGATATTACACGCAAAAGAAAACTGCTAGAGAAACAAAAAGAGGGAAAACGGCGCATGAAACAAGTCGGCAGAGTGGAAGTGCCCCAAGAAGCGTTCCTTGCCCTGTTGCGTGTCCGGGACTCTTGA
- the lepB gene encoding signal peptidase I: MNQQKSVAREYAEALIVALLLAFFIRSFIVQAFKIPSGSMLPTLQIGDHILVSKFLYGLRLPYPLETTLWEWGQPTRGDVIVFVYPRDRSKDFIKRVVAVGGDTVEIRHKTVYLNGAKMDDPHATFKYGEQENPGPRDNLGPITVPDHKLFVMGDNRDESHDGRFWGFVDVDDVKGKAFLIYWSWNSDESWVRWNRLGDLIH, from the coding sequence GTGAACCAACAGAAGTCTGTTGCTCGCGAATATGCTGAAGCACTCATTGTTGCTCTTCTCCTTGCCTTCTTTATTCGCAGTTTTATTGTTCAAGCATTCAAAATTCCGTCAGGGTCGATGTTGCCAACTCTGCAAATCGGCGACCATATCCTGGTGAGTAAATTCCTCTATGGGTTGCGCTTACCCTACCCGTTGGAGACGACACTCTGGGAGTGGGGACAGCCGACTCGGGGAGATGTAATTGTTTTCGTGTACCCGCGTGATCGCAGTAAAGACTTTATTAAGCGGGTCGTTGCCGTCGGTGGTGATACGGTCGAGATTCGTCACAAGACTGTCTACTTGAATGGCGCCAAGATGGACGACCCGCATGCGACGTTCAAGTATGGAGAGCAAGAGAACCCCGGCCCACGGGACAATCTCGGTCCGATCACGGTACCAGATCATAAACTGTTTGTGATGGGTGATAATCGCGATGAGAGTCATGACGGCCGTTTCTGGGGGTTCGTGGACGTCGATGATGTTAAAGGAAAAGCGTTTCTGATTTATTGGTCGTGGAACAGCGATGAGTCGTGGGTACGCTGGAACCGACTGGGCGATTTGATCCATTAA
- the gspE gene encoding type II secretion system protein GspE, with product MTRFESLLLATGKISIEDLRRVQRVQQERSESLERLLVELGFLSEDDLLNFLAEYYQAPILTARDFPQTPPSFATINPGFFRQSRICPVAVQEDQLTVAMVDPGDFYVVESLQKATGMRLRRCLAKERDILEALNTYYADGASDPAERNGENETAEVEYLQDDQEDVEHLRDLASEAPVIRLVNTLIARALERRASDIHIEPFEKELQVRYRIDGILHDVEAPPRKLQAALISRVKLMAKLNIAERRLPQDGRIKLRMLGREIDLRVSTLPTLYGESVVMRILDRSSIVVSLETLGFPTDTMSEVEKQISRPYGMILVTGPTGSGKTTTLYGSLDKINSPDKKIITIEDPVEYQLAGVNQIHVKPQIGLTFANGLRSIVRQDPDVIMIGEIRDFETAEIAVQAALTGHLVFSTLHTNDAAGAISRLLEMGVEDYLLASSLLAVMAQRLVRTLCPHCRRPVEGGVLLSDNGNIADGTNGAHGTPMAAYEARGCEACDMTGYHGRSGIFELLIINEGVRQLILKHSSSDIIKNFAVTQGMRTLREDGWRKVREGTTTVAEVLRVTQDE from the coding sequence ATGACCCGCTTTGAATCTTTACTACTGGCAACCGGTAAGATCTCTATTGAGGATCTGCGGCGCGTCCAACGCGTGCAACAGGAGAGGAGTGAATCTCTCGAACGCCTCCTGGTCGAACTTGGGTTTTTGTCGGAAGATGATCTGCTGAACTTTCTTGCCGAATATTATCAAGCGCCAATCCTCACTGCGAGAGACTTTCCACAGACGCCCCCCTCTTTTGCCACTATTAACCCTGGATTCTTCCGTCAGTCCCGCATTTGTCCTGTGGCCGTGCAAGAGGATCAACTAACCGTGGCGATGGTCGATCCAGGCGATTTCTATGTGGTTGAGTCATTGCAGAAAGCAACGGGAATGCGGTTACGCCGTTGTCTTGCTAAAGAGCGTGATATTCTTGAAGCCCTGAATACCTACTATGCCGATGGCGCGTCTGATCCGGCTGAGCGCAATGGAGAGAATGAAACTGCAGAAGTCGAGTATCTGCAGGACGATCAGGAAGACGTCGAGCACCTGCGTGACCTCGCCAGTGAAGCACCGGTCATTCGCTTGGTGAACACGCTCATTGCCCGAGCGCTTGAACGTCGCGCCTCAGACATTCATATCGAACCGTTCGAAAAAGAACTGCAGGTTCGTTACCGCATTGATGGTATTCTCCATGATGTGGAGGCTCCGCCACGCAAACTCCAAGCGGCCTTGATCTCGCGTGTCAAACTGATGGCCAAGCTCAACATTGCTGAGCGTCGGTTACCACAAGATGGACGTATCAAATTACGGATGCTGGGACGAGAAATCGACCTGCGTGTTTCAACGTTACCGACTCTCTACGGTGAGAGTGTGGTCATGCGTATCCTCGATCGCTCAAGTATCGTCGTGAGCCTTGAGACCTTAGGGTTTCCGACAGATACCATGAGTGAGGTCGAGAAGCAGATCTCCCGCCCGTACGGCATGATCCTTGTCACCGGTCCGACCGGGAGTGGAAAAACGACCACGCTGTACGGCTCGCTTGATAAGATTAATTCGCCAGACAAGAAGATTATTACCATCGAAGACCCGGTTGAATACCAACTTGCTGGTGTGAATCAGATTCACGTTAAGCCACAGATCGGTCTCACCTTTGCCAACGGGTTACGCTCCATCGTGCGACAAGACCCTGACGTGATCATGATCGGAGAAATCCGCGACTTTGAAACTGCCGAGATCGCTGTGCAAGCGGCATTGACGGGTCACTTAGTGTTCTCCACGCTTCATACCAATGATGCTGCGGGGGCGATTTCTCGTCTCCTCGAAATGGGAGTTGAAGACTATCTGCTTGCCTCTTCCCTGCTTGCCGTCATGGCACAACGCCTAGTGCGTACGCTGTGCCCTCATTGTCGTCGTCCCGTCGAAGGCGGAGTGCTACTGAGCGACAACGGCAACATCGCTGATGGGACCAACGGAGCGCATGGCACGCCGATGGCCGCGTACGAGGCCCGTGGATGCGAAGCATGTGACATGACCGGCTATCATGGCCGGAGTGGCATCTTTGAGCTGCTGATTATTAATGAGGGCGTACGACAGCTGATACTCAAACACTCCTCGTCTGACATTATTAAGAATTTTGCTGTCACTCAGGGGATGCGTACCCTCCGTGAGGATGGCTGGCGCAAAGTTCGTGAGGGAACGACGACAGTTGCTGAAGTCTTACGCGTGACCCAGGATGAGTAA
- a CDS encoding NUDIX domain-containing protein — MPTDYISWLRGKIGSRKTLLAYATALVRDDAGRLLFHRRTDFSWWGLPGGLVEIGETFRACVIREVREETGLQVKVQRLVGLYASPQWDLRYPNGDEAQQFTVALECVVTGGELHPDGVESTASEFFPLHAPPKPCPPWYTAMIETLQANLAPHFDAPLSTSSEESYIWQLRKRIGTARVLLMTAGAVIQNVDGYVLLGLRSDSHTWGLPAGIMELGETPAGTVVREAYEELQLRIRPTQLVGIFTGPEMFHTYRDGNQVQLAAALFRAEIEDGTPIPDGVETLAAAWFDPQNLPPMPTRHHRLLQIALAHPLGGQVE, encoded by the coding sequence ATGCCTACCGACTATATCTCCTGGCTGCGTGGAAAAATCGGTTCGCGCAAGACGCTGCTTGCCTACGCAACCGCCCTGGTGCGTGACGACGCGGGTCGGTTACTGTTTCATCGGCGCACTGATTTTTCGTGGTGGGGGCTTCCCGGTGGCCTGGTCGAAATCGGAGAGACCTTCAGGGCATGTGTCATACGAGAAGTACGGGAAGAAACGGGCCTACAGGTCAAAGTGCAGCGCCTGGTTGGGCTCTATGCTTCTCCACAATGGGATCTTCGTTATCCCAATGGTGACGAAGCACAGCAGTTTACCGTCGCGTTGGAATGTGTAGTTACTGGGGGAGAGCTTCATCCTGATGGTGTCGAGTCTACCGCCAGTGAGTTTTTTCCACTCCACGCCCCACCGAAACCATGTCCACCGTGGTATACCGCCATGATTGAGACGCTCCAGGCCAATCTTGCGCCACATTTTGATGCTCCGCTCTCTACCTCGTCCGAGGAGAGTTATATTTGGCAGCTGCGCAAACGTATTGGCACTGCACGTGTATTACTGATGACGGCTGGCGCGGTGATCCAAAATGTTGATGGGTATGTCTTGCTCGGGCTTCGCTCCGATAGTCACACGTGGGGTCTTCCCGCTGGGATTATGGAATTAGGGGAAACCCCAGCTGGAACTGTTGTGCGTGAAGCCTACGAAGAATTGCAGTTGCGTATTCGCCCGACACAACTCGTCGGTATCTTTACCGGACCGGAGATGTTCCATACCTATCGCGACGGGAACCAAGTGCAGCTTGCGGCAGCGCTCTTTCGCGCTGAGATTGAAGACGGTACGCCGATACCTGACGGTGTAGAGACGCTTGCAGCAGCATGGTTTGATCCGCAAAATCTTCCTCCCATGCCGACGCGGCATCACCGATTGTTGCAAATTGCGCTTGCGCATCCTCTTGGTGGACAGGTGGAATAG